Part of the Bacillus sp. N1-1 genome, TCGTGTTATTAATGAGGCTATTCTTATTTGATGCAGAGTATGTAAAGGGGAATAAGTCCTGAAGAAGAAATATTGACACTGATGATAAGAGTGGTAGGATAGATATGATAGTGCGTCAGCAATGTGGCTGGCGCGCGTTTCTTTCTGAATGAGTAGGAGGAGTGTGCGTTGAAAAAGCAATTTGCCGTTATTGGACTCGGTCGTTTTGGAGGAAGCATTTGTAAGTCACTAAGTCAGCAGGGGATGGAAGTTCTTGCGATTGACATGGATGAAGATAAAGTGAATGAGTTTTCTTCTGTAGCGACACATGCTGTTATCGCTGATTCAACTGATGAAAGTGTTCTTAAAAACCTAGGCATTCGTAACTTTGATCACGTTATCGTAGCAATTGGTGATAATATTCAATCGAGTATTTTAACGACGTTAATTCTAAAAGAATTGGGCGTAAGTAAAATTACGGTAAAAGCCCAAAATGATTATCATGAAAAAGTATTAAACAAAATTGGTGCAGATAAAATTGTGCATCCCGAACGCGATATGGGTGTTCGCATTGCTCATAGCATGATCTCAAATAGTGTATTAGACTATTTAGAGCTCTCTGATGAGCACAGCATTGTAGAGCTGATTGCAAACTCTAGAATGGACAATAAAACAATCATTGAATTGGATATTCGAGCAAAGTATGGTGCAAATATTGTTGCGATCAAAAAAGGTGATGAGATTATCGTCTCGCCTCAAGCTGATCAAAAGATTTCAAAAGGTGATATTCTTATCGTGATTGGTTCAGATCAGGACATTAATCGCCTTGAGCGCCAAATTTTAAATCGTGATTAATCTTCAAATAAAAAACAGCCTGTCGAACGATCGACAGGCTGTTTTTATTTGCTCAAATTTCCATAATGATCGGAAGGATCATTGGACGACGCTTCGTTTTTTCATATAGGAAAGGTGCAAGAGTATCTGTTATTTCATTCTTAATTTCAGACCACTGGCTTGTACGCTTTTCCATTACGCCATTCAGATGCTTTGATAAGAGCTCTTGAGCATCATTAATCAAATCACCGGATTCTCTCATGTAGACAAATCCTCGAGAAATGATGTCAGGACCGGAAAGAATTTTAAACTCTTTCATGTTAATGGAGACAACAACAATAACAAGACCTTCTTCAGAAAGAATTTTACGGTCTCGTAGCACGATGTTTCCAATGTCCCCGATTCCTTTTCCATCGACATAGACAGATCCAGAAGGAATCTTACCACTAATGGAAGCTTCATTTTCGCTTAGCGCGAGAACTTCACCGTTATCCATAATGAAAGAAT contains:
- a CDS encoding TrkA family potassium uptake protein, whose product is MKKQFAVIGLGRFGGSICKSLSQQGMEVLAIDMDEDKVNEFSSVATHAVIADSTDESVLKNLGIRNFDHVIVAIGDNIQSSILTTLILKELGVSKITVKAQNDYHEKVLNKIGADKIVHPERDMGVRIAHSMISNSVLDYLELSDEHSIVELIANSRMDNKTIIELDIRAKYGANIVAIKKGDEIIVSPQADQKISKGDILIVIGSDQDINRLERQILNRD